One Prunus dulcis chromosome 7, ALMONDv2, whole genome shotgun sequence DNA segment encodes these proteins:
- the LOC117633821 gene encoding putative calcium-transporting ATPase 11, plasma membrane-type — translation MERYLKDFEVESKNPSEETIRRWRKAVALVKNRRRRFRFVADLAKRSEAEKKKRQIQEKIRVALYVQKAALQFIDAGAGDRSNEQPRQDEYKLSEDARTAGFSIHPDELASITRGHDIKALKMHGGIHGILRKVSVSLDEGVKDSNIPIRQNVYGLNRYTEKPPRTFFVFVWEALQDLTLIILMVCAVVSIGVGIATEGWPKGMYDGVGILISIVLVVMVTAISDYRQSLQFKDLDREKKKIFVQVTRDKKRQKVSIYDLVVGDIVHLSIGDQVPADGIFISGYSLLIDESSLSGESEPVNVYEEKPFLLSGTKVQDGSGIMLVTTVGMRTEWGKLMETLSEGGEDETPLQVKLNGVATIIGKIGLSFAVLTFLVLAVRFLVEKILDNEITDWSSTDAVILLNYFAIAVTIIVVAVPEGLPLAVTLSLAFAMKKLMNDRALVRHLSACETMGSASCICTDKTGTLTTNHMVVNKIWICEKSLDVKGNESKEILSSEISGASSILLQVIFQNTSSEVIKEDGKTSILGTPTESALLEFGLLLGGDFDAVRREVNILKVEPFNSVRKKMSVLVAHPHGGKRAFCKGASEIVLGMCNKFIDFNGESVILSREQVKNITDVINSFASEALRTLCLAFKNIDDSSIENDIPDDGYTLIAVVGIKDPVRPGVKDAVQTCLAAGITVRMVTGDNINTAKAIAKECGILTEDGLAIEGQEFRNMSLEQKKAVIPRIQVMARSLPLDKHTLVKTLRDEFGEVVAVTGDGTNDAPALHEADIGLAMGIAGTEVAKESADVIILDDNFKTIVNVARWGRSVYINIQKFVQFQLTVNVVALIINFVSACVSGSAPLTAVQLLWVNMIMDTLGALALATEPPNDGLMKRPPVGRGTSFITKAMWRNIIGQSIYQLIVLGVLNFYGKHLLGLSGSDATEVLDTVIFNAFVFCQVFNEINGRDIEKINIFVGMFDSWVFLGVMVCTVAFQVIIVEFLGDFASTVPLSWQLWLLCILLGSVSMLVAVVLKFIPVESTVKHHDGYEPLPSGPPDSIV, via the exons ATGGAGAGGTACTTGAAGGACTTCGAGGTGGAGAGCAAGAATCCTTCGGAGGAAACTATTCGGAGATGGAGAAAAGCCGTCGCGCTCGTCAAGAACCGTCGCAGGAGGTTCCGCTTCGTCGCCGATCTCGCTAAGCGGTCCGAGGCCGAGAAGAAGAAGCGTCAAATccag GAAAAGATTCGAGTTGCTCTTTATGTTCAGAAAGCAGCACTGCAGTTTATTGATG CTGGTGCTGGTGATCGATCCAATGAACAGCCAAGACAGGATGAATACAAGCTGTCTGAAGATGCCAGAACCGCAGGTTTCAGCATTCACCCAGATGAACTTGCATCTATCACGCGTGGCCATGATATTAAGGCCTTGAAAATGCATGGCGGAATTCATGGGATTTTAAGGAAAGTCTCTGTCTCGCTAGATGAAGGTGTCAAGGATAGTAACATACCAATCAGGCAAAATGTTTATGGCTTAAACCGCTATACGGAGAAACCTCCCCGAacattttttgtgtttgtatgGGAAGCCCTACAAGACTTAACATTAATTATCCTTATGGTATGCGCTGTGGTTTCAATAGGAGTTGGAATTGCCACTGAGGGGTGGCCAAAAGGCATGTACGATGGTGTGGGAATTTTAATTAGTATAGTTTTGGTGGTTATGGTTACTGCCATTAGTGACTACAGACAGTCGTTGCAATTCAAGGATTTGGAcagggagaagaaaaagatttttGTTCAGGTCACTAGGgataaaaaaagacaaaaagtttCCATTTATGACTTGGTTGTTGGAGATATTGTCCATTTGTCAATTGGGGACCAAGTTCCAGCTGATGGGATTTTCATATCAGGATACTCTTTGCTGATTGATGAGTCAAGCTTGTCAGGTGAGAGTGAGCCGGTCAATGTATATGAAGAGaagccttttcttctttcaggAACTAAAGTGCAGGATGGGTCAGGTATAATGCTGGTGACAACAGTTGGTATGAGAACTGAATGGGGAAAGTTGATGGAAACTCTGAGTGAAGGAGGAGAAGATGAGACCCCACTGCAGGTAAAGCTGAATGGTGTTGCTACAATTATTGGTAAAATTGGTCTGAGTTTTGCTGTGTTGACATTTTTGGTATTGGCAGTAAGATTTTTGGTGGAAAAAATACTTGACAACGAGATCACTGATTGGTCTTCAACTGATGCAGTAATCCTATTGAACTACTTTGCTATTGCGGTAACTATAATTGTTGTTGCGGTTCCCGAAGGATTACCATTGGCAGTGACGCTGAGCCTTGCTTTTGCtatgaaaaaattaatgaatgaTAGGGCACTCGTAAGGCATCTCTCAGCATGTGAGACAATGGGTTCTGCTAGTTGCATTTGCACCGATAAAACAGGGACATTAACCACAAACCACATGGTAGTTAACAAGATATGGATATGTGAAAAATCTTTAGATGTAAAAGGTAACGAGAGTAAAGAAATATTGAGTTCAGAAATATCTGGAGCATCAAGCATCCTTTTACAGGTTATATTCCAAAATACAAGCTCTGAGGTTATTAAGGAAGATGGAAAGACCTCCATTTTGGGGACACCAACAGAGTCAGCATTATTAGAATTTGGTCTACTTTTGGGTGGCGATTTTGATGCCGTGCGCAGAGAGGTTAATATTCTTAAGGTTGAACCTTTCAATTCTGTGAGGAAGAAAATGTCTGTGCTTGTAGCTCATCCTCATGGTGGGAAACGAGCCTTTTGCAAAGGTGCATCAGAAATAGTACTGGGAATGTGTAACAAATTTATTGACTTTAATGGAGAATCTGTTATTCTCTCCCGAGAACAGGTAAAGAATATCACGGATGTCATTAATTCTTTTGCTTCTGAAGCCTTGAGAACTCTCTGCTTGGCTTTCAAAAATATAGATGACTCTTCCATCGAAAATGACATCCCAGATGATGGCTATACATTGATAGCAGTTGTCGGTATCAAGGATCCTGTGCGCCCTGGGGTCAAGGATGCAGTTCAAACTTGTTTAGCTGCTGGAATAACTGTACGAATGGTCACTGGTGACAATATAAATACCGCTAAAGCCATAGCTAAAGAATGCGGCATACTCACAGAAGATGGTTTAGCCATAGAAGGACAGGAGTTTCGTAACATGTCTCTCGAGCAGAAGAAAGCTGTTATACCAAGGATTCAG GTGATGGCTCGGTCTTTACCGTTGGATAAGCACACCTTGGTAAAAACTCTGAGAGATGAATTTGGTGAGGTAGTTGCAGTGACTGGCGATGGGACCAACGACGCTCCTGCTTTGCACGAGGCAGACATTGGACTTGCTATGGGCATAGCAGGAACAGAG GTTGCCAAGGAAAGTGCTGATGTCATCATATTGGATGACAATTTTAAGACTATAGTAAATGTGGCCAGATGGGGACGTTCAGTGTACATAAACATTCAAAAGTTTGTGCAGTTCCAGTTGACAGTTAACGTTGTTGCTCtaataatcaattttgtttctgCATGTGTCTCAG GATCTGCTCCCCTTACGGCTGTGCAATTGCTTTGGGTCAACATGATTATGGACACTCTTGGGGCATTGGCACTGGCAACAGAGCCTCCAAATGATGGACTTATGAAAAGGCCCCCTGTTGGGAGGGGTACAAGCTTCATAACCAAGGCCATGTGGAGGAATATAATTGGCCAGAGTATCTATCAACTGATTGTCCTTGGAGTTCTCAATTTCTATGGGAAACATCTACTTGGACTTTCTGGTTCAGATGCAACTGAAGTTCTGGACACTGTGATATTCAATGCATTTGTGTTTTGCCAG